The Exiguobacterium acetylicum genome includes a window with the following:
- a CDS encoding DHH family phosphoesterase, producing the protein MKEQIKQLIEAADTIIIHRHERPDPDALGSQFGLQLTLQHQFPSKTILSAGEMATSLSFMGELDQVDEVLYKEALVVILDTANQARIDGKLAMTGKNVIKIDHHPDEDPYAPVQLVDTTMSSTSELLVHVLNEWGYDIPTAAAIQFYAGIVGDTGRFQFRGTTKRTFEVAAQLIDAGIDTDWLYRNMYEMELAALHVQGYVLQHIQLTDQGVGYVVLTQDTLKQFGATVEQASLLVNSFAGLKGMKCWALFLETDKEVRIRIRSKGPVINEVAKEFNGGGHPMASGATIGQLSEVERVVRRLDEVAANFQF; encoded by the coding sequence GTGAAAGAGCAAATCAAACAACTAATTGAAGCGGCAGATACAATCATCATTCACCGTCATGAACGTCCGGATCCCGATGCACTCGGTAGTCAGTTCGGCTTACAATTGACGTTGCAACATCAATTCCCGAGCAAGACGATTTTATCTGCTGGTGAGATGGCAACATCACTGTCGTTCATGGGTGAACTCGACCAAGTAGACGAGGTGTTGTATAAAGAAGCGTTAGTCGTGATCCTTGATACAGCGAACCAAGCACGGATCGATGGGAAACTCGCGATGACAGGGAAAAACGTCATTAAAATCGATCATCATCCGGATGAAGATCCATATGCACCCGTACAACTCGTCGATACGACGATGAGCTCGACGTCTGAATTGCTCGTTCATGTATTGAATGAGTGGGGATATGACATTCCAACAGCTGCTGCTATTCAATTCTACGCAGGAATCGTCGGCGATACGGGACGTTTCCAGTTCCGTGGTACGACGAAACGAACGTTTGAAGTCGCGGCACAACTGATTGATGCGGGAATCGATACGGATTGGTTGTACCGCAATATGTACGAAATGGAACTTGCGGCGCTCCACGTGCAAGGATATGTTCTTCAACATATTCAATTGACGGATCAAGGTGTCGGATATGTCGTTTTGACACAGGATACATTGAAACAATTCGGAGCGACGGTTGAACAAGCATCTTTGCTCGTCAATAGCTTCGCTGGTTTAAAAGGGATGAAATGTTGGGCACTCTTCCTCGAAACGGATAAGGAAGTGCGCATTCGGATTCGTTCGAAAGGTCCCGTCATTAATGAAGTAGCAAAAGAATTCAATGGTGGTGGACATCCGATGGCGTCCGGGGCAACGATTGGGCAGTTGAGTGAAGTCGAACGTGTCGTCCGTCGTCTGGATGAGGTCGCTGCTAACTTCCAGTTTTAA